In bacterium YEK0313, one genomic interval encodes:
- the kdgR_1 gene encoding Transcriptional regulator KdgR codes for MRLAPQPGEAEMAKTSDNPYLVQPVMKALGVLELVARHGHAIALTAVSRQLRIPKTTTFRYLQTLSAAGFLDHNRATDRYTVGPRLRSIARADASITRIRECARPAMIELMHEFNETVNLAVKGNGTVVYVDLIEANRSLRMQARIGDSHPMHSTALGKAILAFLPEAERQRQLDLPLAERTGRTLIERDEVARQLKQVVRLGYATEMGENEDGAMCVGVPILDERGYPVAALSISAPLMRMPPSLAAKAGKRLRAVASGISVQLGSGAGTG; via the coding sequence ATGCGGCTGGCACCGCAGCCAGGCGAGGCCGAGATGGCGAAGACGTCCGACAATCCCTATCTCGTCCAGCCGGTCATGAAGGCGCTCGGCGTGCTGGAGCTGGTCGCGCGGCACGGCCACGCGATCGCGCTGACCGCGGTCAGCCGGCAATTGCGCATTCCGAAGACCACCACCTTCCGCTATCTGCAGACGCTGTCGGCGGCCGGCTTCCTCGATCACAACAGGGCGACCGACCGCTACACGGTCGGGCCGCGGCTGCGGTCGATCGCCCGCGCCGACGCCAGCATCACCAGGATCCGCGAATGCGCGCGGCCGGCCATGATCGAGCTGATGCACGAGTTCAACGAGACGGTGAATCTGGCGGTCAAGGGCAACGGCACCGTGGTCTATGTCGACCTGATCGAGGCCAACCGCTCGCTGCGCATGCAGGCGCGCATCGGCGACAGCCACCCGATGCATTCGACCGCGCTCGGCAAGGCCATCCTCGCCTTCCTCCCCGAGGCCGAGCGGCAGCGCCAGCTCGACCTGCCGCTCGCCGAGCGCACCGGCCGCACGCTGATCGAGCGCGACGAGGTCGCGCGCCAGCTCAAGCAGGTGGTCAGGCTCGGCTACGCCACCGAAATGGGCGAGAACGAGGACGGCGCGATGTGCGTCGGCGTGCCGATCCTCGACGAGCGCGGCTATCCGGTCGCGGCCTTGAGCATTTCCGCGCCGCTCATGCGCATGCCTCCTTCGCTCGCGGCCAAGGCCGGCAAGCGCCTGCGCGCAGTGGCATCCGGCATTTCGGTGCAGCTCGGCTCGGGCGCTGGCACCGGTTGA
- the oppF_5 gene encoding Oligopeptide transport ATP-binding protein OppF — protein MTATPPLVEVRDLSVLFPARAGGRPVKAVEKVSFAIAPGETLGLVGQSGSGKTTTGRAVLQLQKAHEGSVKLRGEELTTMRGRALRGMRRHMQFVLQNPYSSLHPRMTIEAILAEPLIVHRTVPAGERRERVAELLELVHLDPAMMRRYPHEFSGGQRQRVVIARALAVNPDFIVCDEPVSALDVRTQAQIVALLKSLQERLGLSYLFIAHDLAIVREMAHKVAVMYRGHVVEMGPTAAVYDRPGHPYTRLLLDAVPVPDPALQRERLKRAPPDLSFLDGDGGACIHGDDHTRTGTPWWHDVSPGHGVSCRYWPRGGTQGSR, from the coding sequence ATGACCGCGACGCCGCCGCTCGTCGAGGTCCGCGACCTCTCCGTCCTGTTCCCGGCCCGGGCGGGCGGGCGGCCCGTCAAGGCCGTCGAAAAGGTCTCCTTCGCCATCGCGCCGGGCGAGACGCTCGGCCTGGTCGGCCAGTCCGGTTCCGGCAAGACCACCACCGGCCGGGCCGTGCTGCAGCTCCAGAAGGCGCATGAGGGCTCGGTCAAGCTGCGCGGCGAGGAGCTGACGACGATGCGCGGCCGCGCGCTGCGCGGCATGCGGCGGCACATGCAGTTCGTCCTGCAGAACCCCTATTCGAGCCTGCACCCGCGCATGACCATCGAGGCGATCCTCGCCGAGCCGCTGATCGTCCATCGCACCGTGCCGGCCGGCGAGCGCCGCGAGCGGGTGGCGGAGCTGCTCGAGCTCGTCCATCTCGACCCGGCGATGATGCGCCGCTATCCGCACGAATTCTCGGGCGGCCAGCGTCAGCGCGTCGTCATCGCCCGGGCGCTGGCGGTCAATCCGGACTTCATCGTCTGCGACGAGCCCGTCTCGGCGCTCGACGTGCGGACGCAGGCGCAGATCGTCGCGCTGCTCAAGTCGCTGCAGGAAAGGCTCGGGCTCTCCTATCTCTTCATCGCCCACGATCTCGCCATCGTGCGCGAGATGGCCCACAAGGTCGCCGTCATGTATCGCGGCCATGTCGTCGAGATGGGGCCGACGGCCGCGGTCTACGACCGTCCGGGCCACCCCTACACACGCCTGCTGCTCGACGCCGTGCCGGTGCCCGATCCGGCCCTGCAACGCGAACGGCTGAAGCGCGCGCCGCCCGATCTCAGCTTCCTGGACGGCGACGGCGGCGCCTGCATCCATGGCGACGACCACACACGGACCGGCACGCCCTGGTGGCACGACGTGTCGCCCGGCCACGGCGTCTCATGCCGCTACTGGCCGCGGGGCGGGACGCAGGGATCGCGCTGA
- a CDS encoding Extracellular serine protease precursor, whose amino-acid sequence MGSETRAKGRAWPHVAKIMQPGSGKAPPPTPADPAMQGRRLPALMTNGSLPQRAMALSGSVRREVLTGPMLGACLLGTTMLMPSNAVAQAWLGTTGDYATPGNWTPATVPTGTSATATFTASGASAITIDGAQNTGTLVFASGASAYTFDFNPGGALRLGGTGIVNNSGLAQTFTVTPAGSNVSFFNSATAGDARFVLNGGALSFNDTSNAGTAVVNVDSGGHLRASDTSSLGTAKISVTSGGTVQLFDAAQGGQAQLDLAAGAFFFVQTTADTSMGSIVGAGTVRFGTSSDVRLSVGADNRSTLFSGTLDGTGVRGSIEKLGFGTWTLSGTNTYAHGTRITAGTLSISRDANLGAASGGLTFSGGTLLTTADITMSRATMLSTFGFFDVAAGTRLTHNGVIDGAGGLFKSGAGTLALGGVNTYSGGTTISGGTIMVSRNANLGDPTMAILFDSATSYDQPTGAGAASTLRTTATFSSGRAISFSNFGGRIDTDAGTTLTIAGILTGGGGANFVKQGNGTLVLTADSSTPHPAFGFTGTVRVDGGTLRIENGGKLGSGLSGGGYVSDGAGVVVNGFGSTWTVSQLIVGDRGAGSLRIEDQGKVVSQNGLVGSGGAGSVTITGVGSEWATASTDFYIGLFSNTGMLTVTGGGALRVGSAGTGTVNVGTAIGGPGGTINIGAAEGDPAAAAGQLLAAEVALNATASRLVFNHTDAGYGFGLTVSGAGAVRQVAGTTILTATNSYSGGTEIVGGTLQVATDANLGASAGGLSFAGGTLATTASFATGRAVALTGAGRFDVATGTELGLAGAISGAGDLIKAGAGTLRLTGTANAYGRTLVETGVLIGDAGSIAGTIGNAATIVFEQAADGTFAGAIGSLGGTSGTMVKRGAGTLTLSGASSLDWAIEAGGLTTAAERFAGHAAIAAGARLTFDQAANGAYAGQLSGAGSLVKAGSAALLIDGNNAGFAGATTVAAGALIVGSDMAHAGAVLGGSLDVAGGATLGGHGTVGSGAGSTVAIASGGTLSPGNSIGTLTVAGNLTFAAGATYRIEVSPLGSDRTNVSGTAMLGGATVAAFYAPGSYVTKRYTILTAGSVNGTFAGPVNTNLPLNFSTALAYDGTGAYLDLTYAPPRPDFGAGLTVNQANVAGALVNSFNTAGGIPLAFGALTAPGLSGASGEAATGIQAAAVEVMDRFLTLMTDPFANGRNTSAVQMADLGRAPRGVIVAEPARWSAWASGYGGVQATGGNATIGSHGTSTSIYGSAFGADYRLSPDTMVGFALGAAGTSYRLGQGLGGGSSDVFQIGLYGRHQMGPAYVAAALAYGWQDVTTERRFMGDRLTGRFTANAFSGRIEAGYRFAAGFAGLTPYAAGQFVSYALPDYREQVTSGTGLFALDYIGRSATAWRTELGLRADKAIQLGEAELTLRGRLAWAHNFNAHRLIGASFASLPASGFIVHGASQAADVLLTSAGAELKWANGWSAAATFEGGFSARGNSYAGRGTLRYQW is encoded by the coding sequence ATGGGGAGCGAGACGCGGGCGAAAGGTCGGGCCTGGCCGCATGTCGCGAAGATCATGCAGCCGGGTTCCGGGAAGGCGCCTCCGCCGACGCCGGCCGACCCCGCGATGCAGGGCAGGCGCCTGCCCGCCCTCATGACGAACGGCAGTCTGCCACAGCGCGCAATGGCCCTGTCGGGTTCCGTGAGGCGAGAAGTGCTTACCGGCCCGATGCTCGGGGCCTGCCTTCTCGGCACGACGATGCTGATGCCCTCGAATGCGGTGGCGCAGGCTTGGCTTGGCACGACCGGCGATTACGCCACGCCCGGCAACTGGACCCCGGCGACCGTGCCCACGGGCACCTCGGCGACGGCAACCTTCACCGCGAGCGGCGCCAGTGCGATCACGATCGATGGTGCGCAGAATACCGGCACTCTCGTCTTCGCCAGTGGCGCGTCCGCCTACACCTTCGACTTCAATCCCGGCGGCGCCCTGCGCCTGGGCGGCACTGGCATCGTCAACAATTCGGGGCTCGCGCAGACCTTCACGGTGACGCCCGCGGGATCCAATGTAAGCTTCTTCAACTCCGCGACCGCGGGCGATGCGCGTTTCGTGCTGAACGGCGGTGCGCTCAGCTTCAACGACACATCCAATGCCGGCACTGCCGTCGTCAATGTCGATAGTGGCGGGCACCTTCGGGCCAGCGATACGAGTTCGCTGGGGACCGCAAAGATTTCCGTAACCAGTGGCGGTACCGTCCAGCTGTTCGATGCGGCCCAGGGCGGTCAAGCCCAGCTCGACCTGGCCGCCGGTGCCTTCTTCTTCGTGCAGACGACGGCTGACACCAGCATGGGGTCCATCGTCGGCGCCGGGACGGTCCGGTTCGGGACCAGCTCAGACGTGCGGCTCTCGGTGGGGGCCGACAATCGGTCGACCCTGTTCAGCGGCACGCTTGACGGGACGGGTGTCCGGGGATCGATCGAAAAGCTGGGTTTCGGCACCTGGACGCTGTCGGGCACCAATACCTACGCCCATGGCACGAGGATCACGGCCGGCACGCTCTCGATCTCGCGGGACGCCAATCTCGGCGCCGCCAGCGGCGGCCTCACCTTCTCCGGCGGGACGTTGCTGACCACGGCCGACATCACCATGTCCCGCGCGACAATGTTGAGCACTTTCGGCTTCTTCGATGTCGCCGCCGGCACCAGGCTCACGCATAACGGCGTCATCGACGGCGCTGGCGGCCTCTTCAAGAGCGGCGCCGGCACGCTGGCTCTGGGCGGCGTCAATACCTATTCCGGCGGCACGACGATCTCGGGCGGGACGATCATGGTTTCGCGCAACGCCAATCTCGGCGACCCGACCATGGCAATACTGTTCGACAGTGCCACGTCCTATGACCAGCCTACTGGAGCCGGCGCCGCGTCGACGCTTCGCACGACGGCGACTTTTTCCAGCGGGCGCGCGATCAGCTTCAGCAATTTCGGCGGCCGCATCGACACCGATGCCGGAACGACATTGACCATAGCCGGCATCTTGACGGGCGGTGGTGGTGCCAATTTTGTCAAGCAGGGCAACGGCACCCTGGTTCTCACGGCGGACAGCAGCACCCCACATCCCGCATTCGGCTTCACCGGCACGGTGCGCGTCGACGGCGGGACGCTGCGGATCGAGAATGGCGGCAAGCTCGGCAGCGGCTTGTCGGGCGGGGGCTATGTTTCGGACGGCGCCGGCGTTGTCGTGAACGGTTTCGGCTCGACCTGGACCGTCAGCCAGTTGATCGTCGGTGACCGCGGCGCCGGCAGTCTGCGCATCGAGGACCAGGGCAAGGTCGTGAGCCAGAACGGCCTCGTCGGTTCCGGTGGCGCCGGCTCCGTCACGATCACCGGCGTCGGATCGGAATGGGCAACGGCCAGCACCGACTTCTATATCGGCCTTTTCTCGAACACCGGCATGCTGACGGTGACAGGCGGTGGCGCCCTGCGGGTCGGCAGCGCCGGCACGGGCACGGTCAATGTCGGCACCGCCATAGGCGGCCCCGGCGGCACAATCAATATCGGCGCGGCCGAAGGCGACCCGGCAGCGGCGGCCGGTCAGCTTCTCGCGGCAGAGGTCGCATTGAACGCCACCGCGAGCCGGCTCGTCTTCAACCATACCGATGCGGGCTACGGTTTCGGCCTCACCGTCAGCGGCGCAGGGGCGGTCCGCCAGGTGGCGGGAACCACGATCCTCACGGCAACCAACAGCTATTCGGGCGGCACGGAGATCGTCGGCGGCACGCTGCAGGTGGCGACCGACGCCAATCTCGGCGCCTCGGCCGGCGGCCTCAGCTTTGCCGGCGGTACATTGGCGACCACGGCAAGTTTCGCGACGGGCCGGGCGGTGGCGCTGACAGGCGCCGGACGTTTCGACGTCGCAACCGGTACCGAACTTGGTCTGGCGGGCGCCATCTCGGGCGCGGGTGACCTGATCAAGGCTGGCGCCGGCACGCTGCGGCTGACAGGCACCGCCAACGCCTACGGCCGGACGCTCGTCGAGACGGGCGTGCTGATCGGCGACGCCGGGTCGATCGCGGGGACGATCGGCAATGCCGCGACCATCGTCTTCGAACAGGCTGCCGACGGAACTTTCGCCGGCGCGATCGGATCGCTCGGCGGCACGAGCGGGACGATGGTCAAACGTGGCGCCGGCACCTTGACCTTGTCCGGTGCATCTTCGCTCGACTGGGCGATCGAAGCCGGCGGCCTCACCACGGCGGCCGAACGGTTCGCCGGCCATGCGGCGATCGCCGCGGGGGCAAGGCTCACCTTCGACCAGGCCGCGAATGGCGCCTATGCGGGCCAGCTCTCCGGCGCCGGCAGCCTCGTCAAGGCGGGCTCGGCCGCGCTCCTCATCGACGGCAACAATGCCGGGTTTGCCGGCGCGACGACCGTTGCGGCCGGCGCGCTGATCGTCGGGTCCGACATGGCCCATGCCGGTGCCGTGCTCGGCGGCTCGCTCGATGTCGCGGGCGGCGCGACGCTCGGCGGCCATGGCACGGTCGGTTCGGGCGCGGGCTCGACGGTGGCGATCGCGTCGGGCGGCACGCTGTCGCCGGGCAATTCGATCGGCACGCTCACCGTCGCCGGCAATCTCACCTTCGCGGCCGGCGCGACTTACCGGATCGAGGTTTCGCCGCTCGGCTCCGACCGGACGAATGTCTCGGGGACCGCGATGCTCGGCGGCGCAACGGTCGCGGCCTTCTATGCGCCGGGGAGCTATGTCACCAAGCGCTATACGATCCTCACCGCCGGCAGCGTCAACGGCACCTTCGCGGGGCCGGTCAATACCAACCTGCCGCTGAATTTTTCGACCGCGCTCGCCTATGACGGCACCGGGGCCTATCTCGACCTGACCTATGCTCCGCCGCGGCCGGATTTCGGCGCGGGCCTGACGGTGAACCAGGCGAATGTCGCAGGCGCCCTCGTCAATTCGTTCAACACGGCGGGCGGCATTCCGCTCGCCTTCGGCGCGCTGACGGCACCCGGCCTGTCGGGTGCCTCGGGCGAGGCGGCGACCGGCATCCAGGCCGCAGCCGTCGAGGTGATGGACCGCTTCCTCACCCTGATGACCGATCCCTTCGCCAATGGTCGCAACACGAGCGCCGTGCAGATGGCCGATCTCGGCCGCGCCCCGCGTGGCGTGATCGTCGCGGAGCCCGCGCGCTGGAGCGCCTGGGCTTCGGGTTATGGCGGCGTCCAGGCAACAGGCGGCAATGCCACGATCGGCTCGCACGGCACCTCGACCAGCATTTACGGCAGCGCTTTCGGCGCCGACTATCGCCTCTCGCCGGACACGATGGTTGGCTTCGCGCTCGGCGCCGCCGGCACCAGCTATCGCCTCGGCCAGGGTCTCGGCGGCGGCTCCTCCGACGTGTTCCAGATCGGCCTCTATGGCCGGCACCAGATGGGCCCTGCCTATGTCGCAGCGGCACTCGCCTATGGCTGGCAGGACGTGACGACCGAGCGGCGCTTCATGGGCGACCGGCTCACCGGCCGCTTCACGGCGAACGCCTTCTCCGGCCGCATCGAAGCCGGCTACCGCTTCGCCGCCGGCTTTGCGGGTCTCACGCCCTACGCCGCCGGCCAGTTCGTCAGCTATGCACTGCCCGACTACCGCGAGCAGGTGACCTCCGGAACCGGTCTCTTCGCGCTCGACTATATCGGCCGCTCGGCAACCGCCTGGCGCACCGAGCTCGGCCTCCGCGCCGACAAGGCGATCCAACTCGGGGAGGCCGAACTCACTTTGCGCGGCCGGCTCGCCTGGGCGCACAATTTCAATGCCCATCGCCTCATCGGGGCGTCGTTCGCAAGCCTGCCGGCATCGGGCTTCATCGTCCACGGTGCGAGCCAGGCTGCCGATGTGCTGCTGACCTCTGCCGGCGCCGAGCTGAAATGGGCGAACGGCTGGTCGGCCGCCGCGACCTTCGAGGGCGGTTTCTCGGCACGCGGCAATTCTTATGCGGGAAGAGGGACGCTGCGCTATCAGTGGTGA
- the hemL_1 gene encoding Glutamate-1-semialdehyde 2,1-aminomutase — protein MAANGTQQARGLSFEESARQIARNARYMAGGVNSNFRLGMVPGPLVFERGEGPYLIDVDGNRIIDYYCGMGATVLGHSPAPVIEAVRRQAEKGILFAGQAPVEYEAAELICARVPAAERLRFGSSGSEVAQAAIRLARAATGRRTIVKFEGHYHGWFDNILWSTAPGLNAAGPDEAPIPVIGSRGQDPAGHEGLAILAWNDLTALEARLAQGDVAAVLMEPAMCNQGAIAPADGYLEGALAACRRHGALLIFDEVITGFRLAAGGAQERFGVTPDLAIMAKAIANGFPVAAVAGRADLIDLFADGVLHGGTFNAQPIAMAALVATQKALTTEHYATSSAHGQRLQDGIRDILKGAGIKAQVAGFPLMFHLAFGLDAPARNYRDVARADKAAYQRFALALLRRGVRVLERGAWFVSSEHDAAIVDATLEAVRGAAAEV, from the coding sequence ATGGCGGCGAACGGCACGCAGCAGGCGCGAGGCCTGAGCTTCGAGGAATCGGCCCGGCAGATCGCGCGCAACGCGCGCTACATGGCGGGCGGCGTGAACAGCAATTTCCGCCTGGGCATGGTGCCCGGCCCGCTCGTCTTCGAGCGTGGCGAAGGGCCCTATCTCATCGACGTCGATGGCAACCGGATCATCGACTATTATTGCGGCATGGGCGCGACCGTGCTCGGCCATTCGCCGGCGCCGGTCATCGAAGCGGTCAGGCGGCAGGCCGAAAAGGGCATCCTCTTCGCCGGCCAGGCGCCGGTCGAATATGAGGCGGCCGAGCTCATCTGCGCGCGGGTGCCTGCCGCGGAACGGCTGCGCTTCGGCTCGTCCGGCTCGGAGGTGGCACAGGCCGCCATCCGCCTTGCCCGCGCCGCCACCGGCCGGCGCACCATCGTCAAGTTCGAGGGCCATTATCACGGCTGGTTCGACAATATCCTCTGGTCGACCGCGCCCGGGCTCAATGCCGCCGGCCCCGACGAGGCGCCGATACCGGTCATCGGCAGCCGCGGTCAGGATCCGGCCGGCCATGAAGGCCTGGCGATCCTCGCCTGGAACGACCTCACCGCGCTCGAGGCGCGGCTGGCGCAGGGCGACGTCGCGGCCGTGCTGATGGAACCGGCCATGTGCAACCAGGGCGCCATCGCGCCCGCGGACGGCTATCTCGAAGGCGCACTCGCCGCCTGCCGCAGGCACGGCGCGCTGCTGATCTTCGACGAGGTCATTACCGGCTTCCGCCTCGCTGCCGGCGGCGCCCAGGAACGGTTCGGCGTGACGCCGGACCTTGCCATCATGGCCAAGGCCATCGCCAACGGCTTTCCGGTGGCGGCCGTCGCGGGACGCGCCGATCTCATCGACCTGTTCGCCGACGGCGTCCTGCACGGCGGCACCTTCAATGCCCAGCCGATCGCCATGGCGGCCCTGGTCGCGACCCAGAAGGCGCTGACGACAGAGCACTATGCGACGAGTTCGGCCCACGGCCAGCGCCTTCAGGACGGCATCAGGGACATCCTGAAAGGCGCCGGCATCAAGGCCCAGGTCGCGGGTTTCCCGCTGATGTTCCACCTCGCCTTCGGCCTCGACGCGCCGGCCCGCAACTACCGCGACGTCGCGCGCGCCGACAAGGCCGCCTATCAGCGCTTCGCCCTGGCGCTGCTCCGGCGCGGCGTGCGTGTCCTGGAACGCGGCGCCTGGTTCGTGTCCTCGGAACATGACGCGGCAATCGTCGATGCGACGCTGGAGGCCGTGCGCGGCGCGGCGGCCGAAGTCTGA
- the oppD_5 gene encoding Oligopeptide transport ATP-binding protein OppD, which translates to MTAPLLSVRNLTASVATRHELVQAVRGISFDIGANEAVGFVGESGCGKSVTARALMRLAPEGAAIDLGGAICFRGEDILALDEAAMRDLRGRRIAMVFQDPMTSLNPVMTIGAQMADMLRRHLKLSGAAARERAIDLLGLVGIPDPERRIDWHPHQFSGGQRQRVLIAIAISCEPDLLIADEPTTALDVTVQAQILRLLMRLRQERGMALMLITHDFGVVAGMVDRVNVMYRGEIVETGPVGEVFASPRHAYTRALLDAVPRLDGMGSAR; encoded by the coding sequence ATGACGGCGCCTCTCCTCAGCGTGCGCAACCTGACCGCCAGCGTCGCGACGCGCCATGAGCTCGTCCAGGCCGTCCGCGGCATCTCCTTCGACATCGGCGCCAACGAGGCAGTCGGCTTCGTCGGCGAATCCGGCTGCGGCAAGAGCGTGACGGCACGCGCCCTGATGCGGCTCGCGCCGGAAGGGGCTGCGATCGACCTCGGCGGAGCGATCTGCTTCCGCGGCGAGGACATCCTGGCGCTCGACGAGGCCGCGATGCGCGACCTCCGCGGCCGGCGCATCGCCATGGTGTTCCAGGATCCGATGACCTCGCTCAACCCGGTCATGACCATCGGCGCGCAGATGGCCGACATGCTCCGGCGTCATCTGAAACTCTCCGGCGCGGCGGCGCGCGAACGCGCCATCGACCTCCTCGGCCTTGTCGGCATTCCCGATCCGGAGCGCCGCATCGACTGGCACCCGCACCAGTTCTCGGGCGGTCAGCGCCAGCGCGTGCTGATCGCCATCGCCATTTCCTGCGAGCCGGATCTCTTGATCGCCGACGAGCCGACCACCGCGCTCGACGTCACCGTGCAGGCGCAGATCCTCAGGCTGCTCATGCGGCTGCGGCAGGAGCGCGGCATGGCGCTGATGCTGATCACCCACGATTTCGGCGTGGTCGCCGGCATGGTCGACCGGGTCAACGTCATGTATCGCGGCGAGATCGTCGAAACCGGACCGGTCGGCGAGGTCTTCGCGTCGCCCCGGCACGCCTATACCCGGGCGCTGCTCGACGCGGTGCCCCGCCTCGACGGCATGGGAAGCGCACGATGA